In Phragmites australis chromosome 16, lpPhrAust1.1, whole genome shotgun sequence, one DNA window encodes the following:
- the LOC133894826 gene encoding uncharacterized protein LOC133894826: MDSGNSGSLQSSSGGDEEFDSRCGGDSSPLSALLRQPPPPSVAAFGSSFYGLQGLARPPPPPLSNWSTTPIPAGAGASPPQSSSCHGVAASADQAAAAKPAVAPPLRGSRKRTRASRRAPTTVLTTDTSNFRAMVQEFTGIPSPPFAGASARSRFDHLFPSRSSAAAASPATFPPYLLRPFTQKLHTSPYPPFTSPFTSSPAPANIAIAASTAASATPSATAVASSDSYQLASAQSTLLGMQDHSRRNYLSFQSPLGAELDGNAKYPAHPLFDRGLAPSAPRLHDPADFSGLTSHGIMGSVGTTHMHQRNGGHGGDELSSLVGGASVTGTGSCKATYSPGAGSAARATQLLERNTQSTSAAVAAATTTTPVAATAAMRTQGADSWICTSE, encoded by the coding sequence ATGGATTCCGGCAACAGCGGCAGCCTGCAGTCGTCcagcggcggcgacgaggagtTCGACTCCAGATGCGGTGGTGACTCCTCGCCGCTCTCCGCGCTGCTTCGGCAACCGCCACCGCCGTCCGTCGCGGCCTTCGGCAGCTCCTTCTACGGCCTCCAAGGGCTcgcgaggccgccgccgccgccgctgtctaACTGGTCGACGACGCCCATCCCAGCCGGCGCTGGTGCCTCGCCGCCGCAGTCGTCGTCGTGCCATGGCGTAGCAGCCTCTGCCgaccaggcggcggcggccaagcCGGCCGTGGCCCCGCCGCTAAGGGGGTCGAGGAAGCGGACGCGGGCGTCGCGGCGCGCGCCGACGACCGTGCTCACCACCGACACCTCCAACTTCCGCGCCATGGTGCAAGAGTTCACCGGCATCCCCTCCCCGCCCTTCGCCGGCGCGTCAGCGCGCTCCCGCTTCGACCACCTCTTCCCctcccgctcctccgccgcggccgcgaGCCCCGCCACATTCCCGCCATACCTCCTCCGCCCCTTCACACAGAAGCTCCACACTTCCCCCTACCCGCCCTTCACCTCGCCCTTCACGTCCTCCCCGGCGCCGGCCAACATCGCCATTGCGGCTTCCACCGCCGCGTCCGCCACCCCAAGCGCCACCGCCGTGGCGTCCAGCGACAGCTATCAGCTCGCGTCCGCGCAGTCCACTCTTCTCGGGATGCAGGACCACAGCAGAAGAAACTACCTGTCTTTCCAGAGCCCCCTCGGCGCGGAGCTCGATGGCAACGCCAAGTACCCCGCCCACCCCTTGTTCGACCGCGGCTTAGCTCCGTCCGCGCCGAGGCTACATGATCCGGCCGACTTCTCGGGCCTCACATCGCATGGCATCATGGGCTCCGTGGGAACGACGCACATGCACCAGCGAAACGGTGGCCACGGCGGCGACGAGCTGTCCAGCCTGGTCGGGGGCGCATCCGTTACCGGGACCGGGAGCTGCAAGGCGACGTACTCGCCCGGCGCCGGCTCGGCCGCCCGCGCGACGCAGCTGCTGGAGCGCAACACGCAGAGCACGTCGGCTGCAGTCGCCGCGGCGACAACGACGACGCCGGTGGCGGCAACGGCGGCCATGAGAACGCAAGGCGCGGACTCATGGATCTGTACATCAGAGTAG